Proteins from a single region of Phycisphaerae bacterium:
- the pabB gene encoding aminodeoxychorismate synthase component I — protein MPDKPGQQSVRWAAREIPAPINIAALRYEIGAIRHGVILESAAAAPRWGRYAIYAVSPVKTDMLLQSDSVDPFERLAERVRALGAVQSPGELPFVGGWIGYLAYEAGHCIEPSAGRRGGVDRLPISYWSLFDTVIIHDGERGTWHVAGIELPPRLFDDAQVERAPLDDRLDELADCVATLDSDYQADCSTDWVEIGGPGWNYSREDYLAKVSRIIEYIRAGDIFQTNLSRRLSLPLKAHPFSIYERLCESNPATHAAYLPIDPAGTHFGPAAVISSSPELFLHLRDGVVTSRPIKGTRPRGATPEEDAAAYRALAESEKDRAELNMIVDLVRNDIGRVCDFGSVRVESAGEIETLPTVFHRTATVIGRLRRDANAVNLLRAAFPGGSVTGAPKTRAMQIIDELEPDVRGAYCGAIGFLGIDGSMHLNLPIRTMTLVDGRLDMHVGSGVVADSTPEEEYRELQAKVAGMARAVGLAPEIEAPSQPSTTNHV, from the coding sequence ATGCCCGATAAGCCCGGTCAGCAGTCCGTCCGGTGGGCGGCCAGAGAGATACCCGCACCGATCAATATCGCCGCTTTGCGATATGAGATCGGTGCGATCCGCCACGGAGTGATTCTGGAATCGGCAGCCGCCGCGCCGCGCTGGGGCCGATACGCAATATATGCCGTTTCCCCCGTGAAAACGGACATGCTGCTCCAGTCGGACTCGGTTGATCCGTTTGAACGGCTCGCGGAACGCGTCCGAGCACTCGGCGCCGTACAAAGTCCAGGAGAATTGCCGTTCGTCGGCGGATGGATCGGCTACCTCGCCTACGAGGCGGGGCACTGCATCGAGCCGTCCGCAGGCAGGCGTGGGGGCGTCGACCGTCTGCCGATTTCATACTGGTCATTGTTCGACACGGTCATCATCCACGATGGCGAGCGTGGAACGTGGCACGTCGCCGGAATCGAGCTTCCACCCCGATTGTTCGACGATGCCCAGGTCGAGCGGGCGCCGCTGGACGATCGGCTCGATGAGCTTGCGGACTGCGTCGCGACGCTCGATAGCGACTATCAGGCGGACTGTTCGACCGACTGGGTCGAAATCGGCGGCCCCGGCTGGAATTACTCGCGCGAAGACTACCTCGCCAAGGTTTCTCGGATCATTGAGTACATCCGCGCGGGCGATATCTTTCAGACAAATCTATCCCGGCGGCTCAGCCTGCCGCTCAAGGCGCACCCTTTTTCGATCTACGAACGCCTGTGCGAGTCGAATCCCGCCACGCACGCGGCCTATCTGCCGATCGATCCTGCCGGCACACACTTCGGACCGGCCGCGGTCATTTCATCGTCGCCCGAGTTGTTTTTGCATCTGCGTGACGGCGTCGTCACCTCTCGGCCGATCAAAGGCACCCGGCCGCGCGGCGCGACGCCCGAGGAGGACGCGGCGGCGTACCGGGCCTTGGCGGAGAGCGAGAAGGACCGTGCCGAACTGAACATGATCGTCGATCTCGTTCGGAACGACATTGGCCGCGTCTGCGATTTCGGCAGTGTGCGCGTCGAATCGGCCGGCGAAATCGAAACGCTTCCAACGGTTTTTCACCGCACCGCCACCGTGATCGGCCGTCTTCGCCGCGATGCGAACGCGGTGAATCTTCTCCGGGCGGCGTTTCCAGGCGGCTCAGTGACGGGCGCGCCAAAGACGCGAGCGATGCAGATTATCGATGAACTGGAACCGGATGTGCGCGGAGCGTATTGCGGCGCGATCGGCTTTCTCGGCATCGACGGTTCGATGCATCTGAATCTGCCGATTCGCACCATGACCCTCGTGGATGGGCGGCTCGATATGCACGTCGGCAGCGGGGTCGTGGCGGACTCGACGCCGGAAGAAGAATATCGTGAGTTACAAGCCAAGGTTGCCGGGATGGCGCGGGCTGTTGGCCTTGCCCCAGAAATCGAGGCGCCGTCTCAACCTTCGACTACCAATCATGTCTGA
- a CDS encoding aminotransferase class IV family protein has product MSDLIYLNGEIVPAAEARISAFDAGLNHAAGLFETMRSYGGRVMRLNEHVKRMSNSADALEMLIRVDPDEIADGIRRLLAANSLQDARIRMVATPGEVPRPGRLEVKPGSQTLIISASQVQPYPPLLYAQGMRVCISDYRQNRQDPIAGHKTLAYMPRLIALKEAADRECHEALWFTTDNLLAEGCVCNVFVVHDGVISTPPLDTPILPGATRNAIIELSRENGMSMHERPIDIDVLLAADEVFLTGSVLEVMPVTFIEKHRVGEGVPGARTREIQGLYKRLVAKECEIG; this is encoded by the coding sequence ATGTCTGATCTGATCTACCTCAATGGCGAAATAGTTCCCGCGGCGGAGGCTCGCATTTCGGCATTTGATGCCGGCCTGAATCACGCTGCCGGATTGTTCGAGACGATGCGTTCGTACGGCGGACGTGTGATGCGCCTGAACGAACATGTGAAGCGGATGTCAAATTCGGCGGACGCGCTCGAGATGCTGATACGCGTCGATCCGGATGAGATCGCCGATGGAATCAGGCGATTGCTGGCGGCGAACAGTCTTCAGGACGCTCGCATTCGCATGGTCGCGACGCCCGGCGAAGTGCCGCGACCGGGCCGATTGGAGGTCAAGCCCGGCTCACAAACCCTGATCATCTCGGCCTCGCAGGTTCAGCCATATCCGCCGCTGCTTTATGCCCAGGGCATGCGTGTGTGCATTTCGGATTATCGCCAGAATCGACAGGATCCGATCGCGGGGCACAAGACGCTCGCGTACATGCCGAGGCTCATCGCGCTGAAAGAGGCGGCCGACCGCGAATGCCACGAGGCCCTATGGTTCACGACAGACAACCTGCTGGCCGAAGGCTGCGTCTGCAATGTCTTCGTGGTTCATGATGGTGTCATCTCCACGCCGCCGCTCGATACACCCATTCTGCCGGGCGCGACGCGCAATGCGATCATCGAGCTCTCACGGGAGAACGGAATGTCCATGCATGAGCGGCCGATCGATATCGACGTGCTGCTCGCGGCGGACGAGGTCTTTCTCACGGGGAGTGTGCTGGAGGTCATGCCCGTAACTTTCATCGAAAAGCACCGGGTCGGCGAGGGGGTTCCAGGCGCCCGCACGCGCGAGATTCAAGGGCTTTACAAGCGGCTGGTCGCGAAGGAGTGCGAAATTGGCTAA